Proteins from a genomic interval of Bradyrhizobium sp. CCGB01:
- a CDS encoding LysR family transcriptional regulator: MLDFRSIETFLWVVKLGSFRGAAARLNTTQPAISQRIAQLEREMGVKLLNRDHRVASPTPSGRQMMVYAEKLIGLRAAMMAEIGDRSAMRGVMRLGVAETIVHTWLPRLVKSMNEVYPNLSLEIEVDITPNLTARLLAQEIELAFVVGPLSASGVHNRVLADYPIGFLASPSLGLGKGPVTPAELARFPIITFPRKTKPYEVVREVFDRPELPPIRLHASASLATVIHMAVEGLGIAVIPDAIVENELADGRLQLLDTDLAIAPLTFTASWLASPDVVAIERVAELARQIAQSSLAVDEAAPARH, encoded by the coding sequence ATGCTGGACTTCAGGTCGATCGAAACCTTCCTTTGGGTTGTGAAGCTTGGCAGCTTTCGCGGCGCCGCAGCACGGCTCAACACCACCCAGCCGGCGATCTCCCAGCGCATCGCCCAGCTCGAGCGCGAGATGGGCGTGAAGCTCCTGAACCGGGATCATCGCGTCGCTTCGCCGACGCCGAGCGGCCGGCAGATGATGGTCTATGCCGAGAAGCTGATCGGCCTGCGCGCTGCGATGATGGCGGAGATCGGCGACCGCTCCGCCATGCGCGGCGTGATGCGTCTCGGCGTCGCAGAAACCATCGTGCACACCTGGCTGCCACGGCTGGTGAAGAGCATGAACGAGGTCTATCCGAACCTGTCGCTGGAGATCGAGGTCGACATCACACCGAACCTCACCGCGCGCCTGCTCGCGCAGGAGATCGAGCTTGCCTTCGTGGTGGGACCGCTGTCGGCCTCGGGCGTGCACAATCGCGTCCTCGCGGATTATCCGATCGGCTTTCTCGCAAGCCCCTCGCTCGGGCTCGGCAAGGGCCCGGTGACGCCGGCGGAGCTCGCGCGGTTTCCGATCATCACCTTCCCGCGCAAGACCAAGCCTTACGAGGTCGTGCGCGAGGTGTTTGACCGGCCGGAGCTGCCGCCGATCCGGCTGCATGCGTCCGCATCGCTTGCGACCGTCATCCACATGGCGGTCGAGGGGCTCGGCATCGCCGTGATCCCCGACGCCATCGTCGAGAACGAACTTGCCGACGGGCGACTGCAATTGCTCGACACCGACCTCGCGATCGCCCCCCTCACCTTCACTGCAAGCTGGCTCGCCTCGCCAGATGTCGTGGCGATCGAGCGCGTCGCCGAGCTTGCAAGGCAGATTGCGCAGAGCAGCCTCGCGGTTGACGAGGCCGCGCCGGCGCGTCATTGA
- a CDS encoding putative hydro-lyase: protein MTILVAAQQTETSDTLPSRQARLAYRAGQVGSTAGVAPGFVQGNLAILPAEYASAFHRFCQLNPKPCPIIGMSDVGSPYIPALGADLDIRTDVPRYRVWRDGEVVDEPTDVTGHWRDDLVTFVLGCSFSFEEALLDEGMPIRHIEQNVRVPMYRTNIACGEAGPFAGPMVVSMRPFKPADAIRAVQITSRYPAVHGAPVHLGHPHLIGIKDLAKPDYGDPVPVADDEIPVFWACGVTPQSVINAARLPFAITHSPGLMLVTDLKNRTMAVI, encoded by the coding sequence ATGACTATTTTGGTGGCAGCGCAGCAAACCGAGACGTCCGACACCCTCCCGAGCCGTCAGGCACGGCTCGCCTATCGCGCCGGTCAGGTCGGATCCACCGCCGGCGTCGCTCCCGGCTTCGTCCAGGGCAATCTGGCTATCCTGCCGGCCGAATATGCCAGTGCCTTTCACCGCTTCTGCCAGCTCAATCCGAAGCCGTGCCCGATCATCGGCATGTCCGATGTCGGCAGCCCGTACATCCCTGCACTCGGCGCTGATCTCGACATCCGCACCGACGTGCCGCGCTACCGCGTCTGGCGCGACGGCGAGGTGGTCGACGAGCCGACCGACGTGACCGGGCATTGGCGCGACGATCTCGTCACCTTCGTGCTCGGCTGCTCGTTCTCGTTCGAGGAGGCGTTGCTCGACGAGGGCATGCCGATCCGTCACATCGAGCAGAACGTACGCGTGCCGATGTACCGCACCAACATCGCCTGCGGCGAGGCCGGTCCGTTCGCCGGTCCCATGGTGGTGTCGATGCGCCCGTTCAAGCCGGCGGATGCAATTCGCGCGGTGCAGATCACCTCGCGTTATCCCGCCGTGCACGGTGCACCCGTGCATCTCGGCCATCCGCACCTGATCGGCATCAAGGATCTCGCCAAGCCGGACTACGGCGATCCCGTGCCCGTCGCCGATGACGAGATCCCCGTGTTCTGGGCCTGCGGCGTGACGCCGCAATCGGTGATCAACGCCGCCAGGCTGCCGTTCGCGATCACGCATTCGCCCGGCCTGATGCTGGTGACGGATCTGAAGAACAGAACCATGGCCGTGATTTAG
- a CDS encoding ABC transporter substrate-binding protein, with protein sequence MTISRRDVLLGATAAAALVPLAARAQTSEVVIGVIYPFSGGSAQQGVDAQKAYETALEVINKDTDFDLPLAKGEGLPGLGGAKVRLVFADHQADPQKGRAEAERLITQEKVSAIIGTYQSAVAVTVSQICERYQIPFVSADNSSPSLHRRGLKYYFRASPHDEMYSAAMFDFFDAMKKKGTKIETLSLFHEDTIFGTDSGNAQAKIAGERGYKIVTDIKYRANSPSLSAEVQQLKTANADVLMPSSYTTDGILLVKTMAELGYKPNAIVAQDAGFSEKALYDAVGDKLEGVISRGTFSLDLAQKRPMVGKINEMFKARSGKDFNDLTSRQFMGLIILADAINRAKSADGEKIRDALAATDIPGEQTIMPWKRVKFDEAGQNNDADPVLLQYIGGKFVTIFPPQAAIAEATWPMK encoded by the coding sequence ATGACGATCTCTCGCCGCGATGTGCTGCTTGGAGCCACCGCCGCTGCCGCGCTGGTGCCGCTCGCTGCACGCGCCCAGACCTCGGAAGTCGTGATCGGCGTCATCTATCCGTTCTCCGGCGGCAGCGCGCAGCAGGGCGTCGACGCGCAGAAGGCCTATGAGACCGCGCTCGAGGTCATCAACAAGGACACCGATTTCGACCTGCCGCTGGCGAAGGGCGAGGGCCTGCCCGGCCTCGGCGGCGCCAAGGTGCGTCTCGTGTTCGCCGACCACCAGGCCGATCCGCAGAAGGGCCGCGCCGAAGCCGAGCGCCTGATCACGCAGGAGAAGGTCTCCGCCATCATCGGCACCTACCAGAGCGCGGTCGCCGTCACCGTCAGCCAGATCTGCGAACGCTACCAGATCCCGTTCGTCTCGGCGGACAACTCCTCGCCGAGCCTGCATCGCCGCGGCCTCAAATATTACTTCCGCGCTTCTCCACATGACGAAATGTACTCGGCCGCGATGTTCGACTTCTTCGACGCCATGAAGAAGAAGGGCACCAAGATCGAGACGCTGTCGCTGTTTCACGAGGACACCATCTTCGGCACCGATTCCGGCAACGCCCAGGCCAAGATCGCCGGCGAGCGCGGCTACAAGATCGTCACCGACATCAAGTACCGCGCCAACTCGCCCTCGCTCTCGGCCGAAGTGCAGCAGCTCAAGACCGCGAATGCCGACGTGCTGATGCCCTCGAGCTACACCACGGACGGCATCCTCCTGGTCAAGACCATGGCCGAGCTCGGCTACAAGCCGAACGCGATCGTGGCGCAGGATGCCGGCTTCTCGGAGAAGGCGCTCTACGATGCCGTCGGCGACAAGCTCGAAGGCGTGATCTCGCGCGGCACCTTCTCGCTCGATCTCGCGCAGAAGCGCCCCATGGTCGGCAAGATCAACGAGATGTTCAAGGCGCGGTCGGGCAAGGACTTCAACGACCTCACCTCGCGCCAGTTCATGGGCCTGATCATCCTGGCCGACGCCATCAACCGCGCCAAGTCGGCCGACGGCGAGAAGATCCGCGATGCACTGGCTGCGACCGACATTCCGGGCGAGCAGACCATCATGCCCTGGAAGCGCGTCAAGTTCGACGAGGCCGGCCAGAACAACGATGCCGACCCAGTGCTGCTGCAATATATCGGCGGCAAGTTCGTCACCATCTTCCCGCCGCAGGCCGCGATCGCCGAAGCGACCTGGCCGATGAAGTAA